A genomic region of Catalinimonas niigatensis contains the following coding sequences:
- a CDS encoding GH92 family glycosyl hydrolase, translating to MKSIRIVMATFWVMSWSTQFLVAQQAENYLEYVNTLMGTDSEFTLSNGNTYPAVALPWGMNFWTPQTSKMGDGWGYKYDDYKIRGIKQTHQPSPWINDYAAFALMAMTGQAVFDEEQRGSWFSHKAEVAKPHYYSVYLADYDITVEVTPTERAAIFRFTFPQSDTSYILLDAFNKGSMVEIDKSAKKITGYCRNNSGGVPDNFHNYFVAEFSKSFSLAHTWEDSVMQEGNTTAEGNHSGAFVGFPTIKGEVVTVKVASSFISPEQAELNLSREIGEADFETIFNRAEETWNQELSRIEVEGGTTEQKETFYSCLYRLLLFPRKFYEFNAQNEMVHYSPYNGEVLPGYMFTDNGFWDTFRAVFPFFTLMYPEFNSQVMQGLVNTYKESGWLPEWASPGHRGSMIGSNSAVNIADSYLKGIRGYDIETLYEAIIKNTKSVGPIHSVGRYGAEYYNELGYVPYDVEINENAARSLEYAFADFNIAELAKALGKPKKEISLYEKRAQNYRKLFDPESGLMRGKNKDGSFQQPFNPFKWGDAFTEGNSWHYSWSVFQDIEGLSELMGGHNAFVNKLDSVFILPPIFDDSYYGFPIHEIREMQIVNMGQYAHGNQPIQHMIYLYNYAGQPWKTQYHVRNVMDKLYSSDPDGYSGDEDNGQTSAWYIFSAMGFYPVTPGTQQYVIGSPLFEKVTLHLPNEETFVIYAKGNQKNTPYIRQAELNGSKYSQNYLEHDRILEGGTLTLEMSAQPAKDRGVNQEDFPFSMSKP from the coding sequence ATGAAAAGTATCAGAATTGTCATGGCTACCTTTTGGGTCATGTCATGGAGTACTCAGTTTCTTGTGGCACAACAGGCTGAAAATTATCTTGAATATGTGAATACCCTGATGGGCACTGATTCGGAGTTCACCCTCTCCAATGGAAATACTTACCCGGCAGTAGCTCTACCCTGGGGCATGAATTTCTGGACCCCTCAGACCAGCAAAATGGGTGATGGATGGGGGTATAAGTATGACGATTACAAAATAAGAGGGATCAAGCAAACGCATCAGCCCAGCCCGTGGATCAACGACTACGCAGCTTTTGCCCTCATGGCTATGACAGGCCAAGCTGTGTTTGATGAAGAGCAGCGTGGAAGCTGGTTTTCACACAAAGCTGAAGTGGCTAAGCCGCATTACTACAGTGTATATCTGGCAGATTATGATATTACGGTGGAAGTAACACCTACAGAGCGTGCAGCCATTTTTCGTTTTACTTTTCCCCAAAGTGATACCTCCTACATTTTGCTGGATGCTTTCAACAAAGGTTCTATGGTAGAAATAGATAAGAGTGCAAAGAAAATCACCGGCTACTGTAGAAATAATTCTGGTGGAGTACCCGATAATTTTCATAACTATTTTGTCGCCGAATTCAGCAAGTCCTTTAGTCTGGCTCATACCTGGGAAGATAGTGTGATGCAGGAAGGCAATACTACAGCAGAAGGCAATCATAGCGGAGCATTTGTAGGTTTTCCAACCATCAAGGGAGAGGTGGTAACTGTCAAAGTGGCCTCTTCTTTCATCAGTCCGGAGCAGGCAGAACTCAATCTGAGTCGTGAGATTGGAGAGGCAGATTTTGAAACTATCTTCAATAGGGCAGAAGAAACCTGGAATCAGGAGCTGAGCCGCATTGAAGTAGAAGGGGGAACTACCGAACAAAAAGAGACTTTTTATTCCTGCCTTTACCGCTTACTGCTTTTTCCTCGCAAGTTTTATGAATTTAATGCACAGAATGAAATGGTGCACTATAGTCCTTATAATGGCGAAGTGCTTCCTGGCTATATGTTTACCGACAATGGGTTTTGGGATACCTTCCGTGCGGTTTTTCCCTTCTTTACCCTGATGTATCCTGAGTTTAACAGTCAGGTTATGCAGGGGTTAGTCAATACTTACAAAGAAAGTGGCTGGTTGCCGGAGTGGGCCAGTCCCGGTCATCGGGGTAGTATGATCGGCTCCAACTCAGCGGTAAATATTGCAGATTCCTATCTGAAAGGTATTCGGGGTTATGACATTGAAACTTTGTATGAAGCCATCATCAAAAATACCAAAAGTGTGGGCCCTATACATTCGGTAGGCCGGTATGGAGCAGAATATTATAATGAACTGGGTTATGTCCCTTATGATGTAGAGATCAACGAAAACGCTGCACGTTCTCTGGAATATGCCTTCGCTGATTTTAATATCGCAGAACTCGCCAAGGCTTTGGGTAAACCTAAAAAAGAAATTTCGCTATATGAAAAGAGAGCGCAAAACTACCGCAAGCTCTTTGATCCTGAAAGCGGTTTGATGCGTGGTAAAAATAAAGATGGTTCTTTTCAGCAGCCATTCAACCCTTTCAAATGGGGCGATGCTTTTACCGAAGGCAATAGCTGGCATTACAGCTGGTCTGTGTTTCAGGATATTGAAGGCCTGAGCGAGTTGATGGGTGGACACAATGCATTTGTAAACAAACTGGATTCAGTCTTTATTCTTCCCCCTATATTTGACGATTCTTATTATGGCTTTCCAATCCATGAGATTCGCGAAATGCAGATTGTGAATATGGGGCAGTATGCGCATGGCAACCAGCCAATACAACATATGATATACTTGTACAATTATGCTGGCCAGCCCTGGAAGACGCAATATCACGTACGCAATGTAATGGACAAACTTTATTCATCTGATCCGGATGGCTACTCTGGAGATGAAGATAACGGGCAAACTTCTGCATGGTATATATTTTCTGCTATGGGTTTTTATCCGGTAACGCCAGGCACCCAGCAATATGTGATAGGTAGTCCTTTGTTTGAGAAAGTAACCTTACATCTTCCTAATGAAGAAACGTTTGTGATATATGCCAAAGGCAACCAGAAAAATACGCCTTATATCCGTCAGGCAGAACTAAACGGTAGTAAGTATAGTCAAAATTATCTGGAGCATGATCGTATTTTGGAAGGAGGAACGCTGACTCTAGAAATGAGTGCCCAGCCAGCCAAAGATAGAGGAGTGAATCAGGAAGACTTTCCTTTTTCTATGAGCAAGCCATGA
- a CDS encoding RagB/SusD family nutrient uptake outer membrane protein → MKVISKIFMLMIAGTLFYSCDDFLEEAPRDEISLNQFFTEPAHAENAVNALYRVGAPQMYLTGGVYSGKWGMYGPYLSGFFDNEYKGQEPYIQFAQQLTLNGTNIDGFSNGIWSDMYLAIARANNAIKYIPSTPGLAEDVANRLMAEARFFRAYAYFFLVRLYGEVPLIEEPYEAIEEIYVASSPVADIYDLIVSDLEFAVNEGGLSELAMVNNGYRVTEGAAATLLADVYLTMSGYPLQEDHYADAADMAQMVINSGTYSLVQNDLDELGEIDFENSAYNKIRRDEALAEEYIYLAEYMVGIETSTYPQWSYPVAYASEVEYAITNGAFQPVEEFMWGYDQENDLRAQNKQYFHTTFTNEDGTTSTFPPTPYIWHDDQALFQTATSGKDARALSYSEVLLTAAESIARSEGVTAEAVNYLAQVRDRAYWMQDIGEIEAELTGLSVDEFVEEVWEERYRELVFDFKLWFDMIRTRTYPLTSANGNGEIDFVPLVGQQNTWGQTFQDRHLLLPIPQRELQRNPELEQNNGYTE, encoded by the coding sequence ATGAAAGTTATATCTAAAATATTTATGCTAATGATCGCGGGAACGCTTTTTTATTCCTGCGATGATTTTCTGGAGGAAGCTCCCAGAGATGAGATCAGCCTAAACCAGTTTTTTACTGAACCAGCACATGCAGAGAATGCTGTAAACGCACTCTATAGGGTTGGAGCTCCACAAATGTATTTGACAGGTGGTGTATATTCCGGTAAATGGGGAATGTACGGCCCCTATTTGTCGGGATTTTTTGATAACGAATATAAAGGACAAGAGCCATACATTCAGTTTGCGCAGCAACTGACTTTAAATGGAACCAACATAGATGGTTTCTCTAACGGGATCTGGTCAGATATGTATTTGGCCATTGCCAGAGCCAATAATGCGATCAAATACATTCCAAGTACACCCGGACTGGCAGAAGACGTAGCCAACCGCCTGATGGCAGAAGCGAGATTCTTTCGTGCCTATGCCTATTTTTTTCTGGTACGTCTATATGGCGAAGTTCCTTTGATTGAAGAGCCTTATGAGGCTATAGAGGAAATTTATGTAGCAAGTAGCCCGGTAGCAGATATCTATGATCTAATTGTTAGTGACCTAGAGTTTGCAGTCAATGAAGGTGGTTTGTCAGAGCTTGCTATGGTCAACAATGGGTATCGTGTCACTGAGGGTGCTGCGGCTACTTTGCTGGCAGATGTATATTTGACTATGAGTGGATATCCTTTGCAGGAAGACCATTATGCTGATGCTGCGGACATGGCACAAATGGTGATCAATAGCGGTACGTATTCACTGGTTCAAAATGATTTGGACGAACTGGGAGAGATAGACTTTGAAAACTCAGCCTACAACAAAATAAGGCGTGATGAAGCCCTGGCAGAGGAATACATTTATCTGGCAGAGTATATGGTAGGCATTGAGACTTCCACCTACCCTCAGTGGTCTTATCCCGTAGCTTATGCCAGCGAAGTAGAATACGCGATCACCAATGGAGCCTTTCAGCCGGTAGAAGAATTTATGTGGGGATATGATCAGGAAAATGACCTGCGTGCTCAGAATAAGCAGTATTTCCACACCACTTTTACTAATGAAGACGGAACGACTTCTACCTTCCCGCCCACACCTTACATCTGGCATGATGACCAAGCTTTATTCCAGACAGCTACTTCTGGTAAAGATGCAAGGGCATTAAGTTATTCAGAGGTCTTGCTGACTGCAGCAGAATCCATCGCTCGTTCTGAGGGAGTCACTGCTGAAGCTGTAAATTATTTGGCCCAGGTAAGAGACAGGGCCTACTGGATGCAGGATATCGGTGAAATTGAAGCTGAGCTCACTGGACTTTCTGTTGATGAATTTGTGGAAGAAGTATGGGAAGAGCGCTATCGTGAACTGGTATTTGACTTCAAACTTTGGTTTGATATGATCAGGACCAGAACATATCCTTTGACTTCGGCTAACGGAAACGGAGAGATTGACTTTGTACCTTTGGTAGGGCAGCAAAACACCTGGGGGCAGACTTTCCAGGATAGACATCTGCTTTTGCCTATTCCTCAGCGGGAGTTGCAAAGAAATCCAGAATTAGAGCAGAATAACGGATATACTGAATAA
- a CDS encoding SusC/RagA family TonB-linked outer membrane protein has product MKPKLTRVTGALLIMLHFFAPPLLHAQEWAAMDISATDVATTDVATTDVATDESNTYMDVDQQNNPIALDSFLSRLEKEYAISFAYDGNLIKDKQVDFKNQKEENLEVLLEDALKPLDLQFKKVSDKHYIIKKATEQKINSLKTKSEDAAQRPEAPEFLTSMNADVAPIIIQQTISGVVTDGETGSPLPGVSILAKGTTSGTVSNTNGEYRLSVADDVTTLVFSSIGYTSEEVEINGRTTINIEMLPDIQSLSEVVVVGYGTQKKSDVTGAIGMVSSEELLKAPVNNALQGLQGKVAGVNVFLNSGSPTSSPRVLIRGLGTINAGSSPLYVVDGVVMEDIQFLNPNDIQSMEVLKDASATAIYGSRGANGVILITTRRGAETEGLIVGYDGYVSVGTLRKKMDLLNAQEWLDVVRIGMENTPKYRPDANPVFTASDPRLFDENGNPLYDTDWQEEATRTAVSHNHQFSIRQKSEKSSYGAFLNYSRMEGTMLNNYMDRVYGKIAYEGKPKDWFTFGFNLLANYTKENEFDEGGGYQMPRRTMIEMPPIFPVRFPDGTWTNSQMISDPYNLEAMANPVHVLETQDRLRKRTQLFGNTYFTFHLADGLDLRTQFGFDKHDRLFQEYSPTDLINISDPLGTARQAFEKVLYWQEETFLNYNKDFGPHRVNGVLGLSWQQRIQEGFGITTRGFADDFFRFNNLGAASQPDAPTSYYDMWTMNSYFLRGGYTYMDKYMLTLTGRLDGSSRFGENNKYGFFPSVGVGWMLTEESFLENSSFINQLKLRSSYGITGNTEIPIYQSLATVSSGTLLLNGQRATSSVVNRLANPNLEWEKTNQFDIGFNLSILDYKVSLEFDYYYKLTTDLLLNRPLPQTTGFGSVFDNIGSVSNRGIEVMLNTTNFETDQFSWNTTLNFNYNQNRIEKLGENNEDIFPGPNWVSGSQTILRVGEPLSSFWGYQRLGIWGVDEADEAEAVGAVPGEAKRSAEQQIIGNGLPKWTGSLINNVRYGNFDFSLDLQFVYDVDILQQYYHSTEDRSGIANGLRTILTEGWTPENPNTMVQEIRNQAYAGQNSQVDSRWVADGSYLRGNLITLGYNINNAMTERLNIGNFRVYASVQNAFVVSSDDFQGLDPEATSWGGNQWGQNMFFFQYPRPRTYTVGVNLQF; this is encoded by the coding sequence ATGAAACCCAAACTTACCAGAGTTACAGGGGCATTGTTAATCATGCTGCATTTTTTTGCCCCGCCTTTACTACATGCCCAGGAATGGGCCGCTATGGATATATCCGCTACGGATGTGGCCACCACGGATGTGGCCACCACGGATGTGGCTACCGATGAGAGCAATACCTATATGGATGTTGACCAGCAGAACAATCCTATTGCTTTGGACAGTTTCTTATCGAGATTAGAAAAAGAATATGCGATTAGTTTTGCTTATGATGGTAACCTGATCAAAGACAAGCAGGTTGACTTCAAAAACCAGAAAGAAGAAAACCTGGAAGTGCTTTTGGAAGACGCACTGAAGCCACTTGATCTGCAATTCAAAAAAGTGAGCGATAAACATTACATCATTAAGAAAGCTACTGAGCAAAAGATCAACAGCTTAAAGACTAAGTCTGAAGATGCAGCTCAGAGACCGGAAGCTCCTGAGTTCTTGACTTCTATGAATGCAGATGTTGCGCCTATCATCATACAGCAGACGATCAGCGGTGTGGTCACTGATGGTGAAACAGGAAGCCCACTTCCGGGTGTGAGTATTTTGGCCAAAGGAACAACTTCAGGAACCGTCAGCAATACCAATGGAGAGTATCGCCTCAGCGTAGCTGATGATGTAACTACCCTGGTTTTTTCATCTATAGGATATACTTCTGAAGAAGTTGAGATCAATGGCCGTACAACAATCAATATAGAGATGCTGCCTGATATTCAGTCACTGAGTGAAGTAGTGGTGGTAGGATATGGTACACAGAAAAAATCTGATGTAACCGGTGCCATCGGCATGGTAAGCTCAGAAGAGCTGTTGAAAGCGCCCGTCAACAATGCCTTGCAGGGTTTGCAGGGAAAAGTAGCAGGTGTCAACGTATTCCTGAATTCAGGCTCCCCTACCAGTAGCCCCAGAGTTTTGATCCGCGGATTGGGTACCATTAACGCTGGTTCATCCCCTTTGTATGTAGTGGATGGAGTGGTAATGGAAGACATACAATTTCTGAATCCCAACGATATCCAAAGCATGGAAGTACTCAAAGATGCTTCTGCTACGGCGATCTATGGTTCACGTGGTGCCAATGGCGTAATTCTGATAACCACTAGGAGAGGCGCTGAGACTGAAGGATTGATCGTAGGCTATGATGGATATGTAAGTGTAGGAACACTTAGAAAGAAAATGGACCTGCTGAATGCCCAGGAGTGGCTGGATGTAGTAAGAATTGGTATGGAAAATACGCCCAAATACCGTCCTGATGCCAATCCGGTTTTTACAGCCAGCGATCCCCGCTTGTTTGATGAGAATGGAAATCCTCTTTATGATACCGATTGGCAGGAAGAAGCAACCCGTACTGCTGTTTCTCATAATCATCAATTCTCCATCCGTCAAAAAAGTGAGAAATCTTCTTACGGTGCATTTCTGAATTACTCCCGCATGGAAGGGACCATGCTCAACAACTACATGGATCGTGTGTATGGAAAGATTGCTTACGAAGGAAAGCCTAAAGACTGGTTTACCTTTGGCTTCAATCTCTTGGCAAACTACACCAAAGAAAACGAATTTGACGAAGGCGGTGGATACCAGATGCCTCGCCGTACCATGATTGAAATGCCTCCTATCTTCCCGGTAAGATTTCCTGACGGAACCTGGACTAACAGCCAGATGATTTCTGATCCTTACAATCTGGAAGCGATGGCTAACCCGGTACACGTGCTGGAAACCCAGGACAGGCTGAGAAAGCGGACTCAGCTTTTTGGAAATACTTACTTTACCTTTCATCTGGCAGATGGCCTTGACCTGAGAACCCAGTTTGGATTTGACAAGCATGATAGATTGTTCCAGGAGTATAGTCCTACAGATCTGATCAACATTTCTGATCCCTTGGGAACTGCACGTCAGGCTTTTGAAAAAGTCCTTTACTGGCAGGAAGAAACTTTCTTGAATTATAATAAAGATTTTGGCCCTCACCGTGTCAATGGTGTGTTAGGTTTAAGCTGGCAGCAAAGGATACAAGAAGGGTTTGGTATTACTACCAGAGGCTTTGCCGACGATTTCTTTAGGTTCAATAACTTGGGTGCAGCGAGCCAGCCCGATGCGCCAACCTCCTATTATGATATGTGGACGATGAACTCTTACTTCCTGAGAGGTGGCTATACTTATATGGACAAATATATGTTGACTCTTACCGGTAGGCTAGATGGTTCATCTCGTTTCGGAGAGAATAATAAATATGGATTTTTCCCTTCTGTAGGTGTGGGCTGGATGCTTACTGAAGAATCATTCCTGGAAAATTCATCTTTTATTAATCAGTTAAAATTAAGATCAAGCTACGGTATCACGGGTAATACTGAGATTCCTATTTACCAGTCGCTGGCTACTGTATCATCAGGTACTTTGTTGCTGAATGGACAGCGTGCGACCTCAAGTGTGGTGAACCGCCTGGCTAATCCTAATCTGGAGTGGGAAAAGACGAATCAGTTTGACATAGGTTTTAATCTGTCAATACTGGATTATAAAGTGTCTTTGGAATTTGACTATTACTACAAGCTTACTACTGATCTGCTTCTTAACAGACCTCTACCTCAGACTACTGGATTTGGTTCTGTATTTGACAATATTGGTTCTGTATCCAACCGCGGAATTGAGGTGATGTTGAATACCACCAATTTTGAGACAGACCAATTTAGCTGGAATACTACCCTAAATTTCAATTACAACCAAAACCGTATAGAAAAGCTGGGAGAAAATAATGAAGATATTTTTCCCGGACCCAACTGGGTATCTGGTAGCCAGACAATCCTGAGAGTAGGTGAGCCGCTGAGTTCATTCTGGGGTTACCAGAGATTAGGTATTTGGGGAGTGGATGAAGCAGATGAAGCTGAAGCTGTAGGAGCTGTGCCCGGTGAAGCAAAACGTTCTGCCGAGCAGCAGATTATTGGTAATGGACTTCCAAAATGGACGGGAAGTCTGATTAACAATGTCAGATACGGAAACTTTGACTTTAGTTTGGACTTACAGTTCGTATATGATGTAGACATTCTTCAGCAATACTACCACTCTACTGAAGACCGTTCTGGTATTGCCAATGGCCTGAGAACCATCCTGACCGAAGGTTGGACTCCTGAAAATCCTAACACTATGGTACAGGAAATCAGAAATCAGGCTTATGCCGGACAAAACAGCCAGGTGGATAGCCGCTGGGTGGCTGATGGTTCGTACCTGAGAGGCAACCTGATTACCCTCGGATACAACATCAACAATGCCATGACTGAGCGTCTGAACATCGGTAATTTCAGAGTATATGCCAGCGTGCAAAACGCATTTGTGGTGAGTTCGGATGACTTTCAGGGACTGGATCCTGAGGCAACCTCTTGGGGAGGAAATCAGTGGGGACAGAACATGTTCTTTTTCCAGTATCCTCGTCCCAGAACCTATACCGTGGGCGTAAACCTACAGTTCTAA
- a CDS encoding FecR family protein — protein sequence MEKEQYKNYQSYQLNDFLLDENFQRWVQGEKNSFWDHFAEVFPNKENTIKEAYRIVGALSIPEKPLSAKEKERQLAAIYDRLEQRNPKQKNKLIFFTGKWRYAAAVSAVVMFTGLLYYLFLLRPFQYYETTYQQTETFSLDDGTEVSLNANSSLKVYRDLQDKSVREVWLEGEAYFKVTKLSLGKDTSTFVVHTPNLDVQVLGTQFNVRSRDGNTRVLLEEGSVKVENASTQENLLMIPGETVELNDSGGKIKKEVLIDKKELAWQKNFFVFDNEKLSIVAKEIQQYYGIQVTFEDPAMEDYIFTAEVSRTNLPLLQTLIEEAFTLEVKREGNTILLQRKE from the coding sequence ATGGAGAAAGAACAATACAAAAACTATCAGTCTTATCAGCTCAACGATTTTCTGTTGGACGAAAACTTCCAGCGATGGGTACAGGGTGAAAAGAATTCTTTCTGGGACCATTTTGCAGAAGTATTTCCTAATAAAGAAAATACCATAAAAGAGGCTTATAGGATAGTCGGAGCATTAAGCATTCCCGAAAAACCTTTGTCTGCAAAGGAAAAAGAAAGACAACTGGCTGCAATTTATGATAGATTAGAGCAAAGAAACCCAAAGCAAAAAAACAAGCTGATTTTTTTTACAGGAAAATGGCGCTATGCTGCTGCTGTATCGGCTGTGGTGATGTTCACTGGTCTTTTATATTATCTTTTTCTCCTCAGGCCTTTCCAATACTACGAAACCACCTATCAACAGACCGAAACCTTTTCACTGGATGATGGTACTGAGGTAAGCTTAAATGCGAACTCTTCACTCAAAGTATATCGGGATTTGCAAGATAAAAGTGTACGTGAAGTTTGGCTGGAAGGTGAAGCTTACTTTAAAGTGACCAAACTTAGCCTTGGAAAAGATACCAGCACTTTTGTAGTACACACCCCCAACCTGGATGTACAGGTGCTGGGTACACAATTCAATGTGAGAAGCCGGGATGGTAATACCCGGGTGCTGCTGGAAGAGGGCTCCGTAAAAGTAGAGAATGCAAGCACACAAGAAAATCTGCTGATGATTCCTGGTGAAACGGTTGAACTGAATGACAGTGGAGGAAAAATAAAAAAAGAAGTTCTTATAGATAAGAAAGAATTAGCCTGGCAAAAAAACTTCTTCGTTTTTGACAACGAAAAGCTATCTATCGTAGCTAAAGAGATTCAGCAATACTATGGGATACAAGTAACATTTGAAGACCCTGCGATGGAAGACTACATTTTCACTGCAGAAGTATCCAGGACTAATTTGCCCTTACTGCAAACGCTCATCGAAGAAGCCTTCACTCTAGAAGTAAAGCGTGAAGGAAACACCATACTTCTTCAGAGAAAGGAATAA
- a CDS encoding RNA polymerase sigma factor: MRKLYGVDRIFLDLEKFVSVEKDFLQEKDSHTNHYSSNGRQQFEQVYHTHIDALYHYGTKFKANRELVEDCIQDLFADLWERKYELNKIQSLRSYLLGALRRKLLRKVYTNREQAYDAEELNGFFEMHLLQESQSQQSLSEKHAQQITHAFGKLTEKQKEVIYLRFYNQLSFKEIAEVMEVQTRTVYKLAHRSITLLKEELSPCTPALHILLLYAIF; the protein is encoded by the coding sequence ATGCGTAAATTATACGGTGTTGATAGGATTTTTTTAGATTTGGAAAAATTTGTGAGCGTGGAAAAAGATTTTTTACAGGAAAAGGATTCACATACAAACCATTATTCATCTAACGGCCGACAGCAGTTTGAACAGGTTTACCATACACATATTGATGCGCTTTACCATTACGGAACAAAATTCAAAGCAAATCGAGAGTTGGTAGAAGATTGTATCCAAGATTTGTTTGCAGATCTGTGGGAGAGAAAGTATGAGTTAAATAAGATTCAATCTTTACGCTCTTATCTGTTGGGGGCTTTGCGGCGCAAGCTGTTAAGAAAAGTTTACACTAATCGGGAACAAGCTTATGATGCAGAAGAACTGAATGGTTTTTTTGAAATGCATCTGCTTCAGGAGTCGCAAAGTCAACAATCTTTGTCGGAAAAACATGCACAGCAAATTACCCATGCGTTTGGAAAACTCACCGAAAAGCAAAAAGAAGTGATCTACCTTCGTTTTTACAATCAGTTGAGCTTTAAAGAAATCGCTGAAGTAATGGAAGTACAAACCCGTACTGTATATAAATTAGCACATCGTTCTATCACCTTACTTAAGGAAGAGCTTTCTCCCTGTACTCCTGCCTTACATATACTTTTGCTTTATGCAATTTTTTAA
- a CDS encoding VOC family protein → MSTSFLGLRTLIYKVQDINQAKDWYTLAFGVQPYFDEPFYVGFNIAGYELGLQPLSDSSEDTSAMDKPANVAAYWGVEDIAATYEKLIALGAKAHEDPREVGGGIKVATLKDPWHNLIGIIYNPHFTLP, encoded by the coding sequence ATGAGCACAAGCTTTCTTGGTCTCCGCACATTGATTTATAAGGTGCAAGATATCAACCAAGCCAAAGATTGGTACACTTTGGCCTTTGGCGTACAGCCCTATTTTGACGAACCTTTCTACGTAGGTTTTAATATTGCTGGCTATGAACTGGGACTCCAGCCCTTATCCGATTCATCTGAAGACACATCAGCAATGGACAAACCGGCAAATGTTGCTGCTTACTGGGGTGTGGAAGACATTGCTGCTACTTACGAGAAGCTTATTGCACTGGGAGCCAAGGCTCATGAAGATCCTCGGGAGGTAGGTGGAGGCATTAAGGTAGCTACGCTCAAAGATCCCTGGCATAACCTGATCGGTATCATCTACAATCCTCACTTTACTTTGCCTTAG
- a CDS encoding cupin domain-containing protein, whose protein sequence is MDKFKLSSLDALAALGKSQKEFITLFEHGSLSVELYQPNKIDQQQPHEQDEIYVIIAGTGKFTLEKQTFSFASGDFFFVPAGKAHRFTDFSADFSTWVFFFGPKGGEVPQKNAN, encoded by the coding sequence ATGGACAAATTCAAATTATCTTCTTTGGATGCTTTAGCCGCTTTGGGTAAAAGTCAAAAAGAGTTTATTACTCTCTTTGAGCACGGAAGCCTTTCTGTGGAACTGTATCAACCGAATAAAATTGACCAGCAACAACCTCATGAGCAGGATGAAATCTATGTAATCATCGCTGGCACTGGAAAATTCACCCTGGAAAAGCAAACCTTCAGCTTTGCTTCAGGAGATTTTTTCTTTGTACCTGCCGGAAAGGCTCACCGTTTTACTGATTTCAGTGCAGACTTCTCTACCTGGGTTTTCTTTTTTGGCCCAAAGGGTGGAGAAGTGCCACAGAAAAACGCCAACTGA